In the Candidatus Cloacimonas acidaminovorans str. Evry genome, one interval contains:
- the cas4 gene encoding CRISPR-associated protein Cas4, with amino-acid sequence MNDFQFITPSEVMEYLFCPRFVYYMNILKIEQHEHRRTLVNKGRDIHKLKMVQNKEYLRKKAGAIDKLTDVYLSSEKLKLVGKVDEVLFLADGSAAPLDYKYAFWENKVYKTLKYQQILYALLIMENFQVPVYKAFIVYTRSQNHLEELAITPKMLDKAKLILDEIFMIINLEKYPKPAKAKRKCLDCTYRNLCSV; translated from the coding sequence ATGAACGATTTTCAGTTTATCACTCCTTCCGAAGTGATGGAATATCTCTTCTGCCCTCGTTTCGTTTATTATATGAACATCCTGAAAATTGAACAGCATGAACACAGAAGAACCCTGGTAAATAAAGGCAGAGATATTCATAAATTGAAAATGGTGCAAAATAAGGAATATCTGCGTAAAAAAGCAGGCGCTATTGATAAACTTACTGATGTTTATCTTTCCTCCGAAAAATTGAAACTGGTGGGAAAAGTTGATGAAGTTCTTTTCCTGGCAGATGGCAGTGCCGCACCCCTGGATTATAAATATGCCTTTTGGGAAAATAAGGTCTATAAGACCCTTAAATATCAACAAATCCTCTATGCGCTTCTGATTATGGAAAACTTTCAGGTTCCGGTGTATAAAGCATTTATTGTGTATACCAGATCTCAAAACCATCTGGAAGAATTGGCTATCACTCCTAAAATGCTGGATAAAGCTAAATTGATCCTTGACGAGATTTTTATGATAATTAACTTGGAAAAATATCCAAAACCTGCCAAAGCAAAAAGAAAATGCCTGGACTGCACTTATCGGAATTTGTGCTCTGTCTGA
- the cas2 gene encoding CRISPR-associated endonuclease Cas2: protein MLTWVMYDIVKDKIRNKVSKCCEQAGIYRVQYSVFLGEISRTKCKELSCQIEELINPEIDRVYIFPMCNEDFKSCQLLGQAFDPALITDEIKAFFL, encoded by the coding sequence ATGCTAACTTGGGTGATGTATGATATCGTTAAAGACAAAATCCGGAATAAAGTTTCCAAATGCTGTGAACAAGCCGGAATATACAGAGTTCAATATTCTGTCTTTTTGGGGGAAATTAGCCGCACCAAATGCAAAGAATTAAGCTGTCAGATTGAGGAACTAATCAATCCTGAAATAGACCGGGTTTATATTTTCCCAATGTGCAATGAGGACTTTAAAAGCTGTCAATTGCTTGGTCAAGCATTTGATCCCGCTCTTATTACAGATGAAATTAAGGCATTTTTCTTATGA
- the cas1 gene encoding CRISPR-associated endonuclease Cas1 produces MEVHLNTYGSYLRKKDEMFELSIEDRKTKLSPEKISSIVISNAATITTDAIQLAMDYNIDIVFLDKYGSPYGRIWFPKIGSTVLIRRRQLEMLSDNVGLQFIKDWIAIKIMNQYRFVQRLISKRDCDKSIFQTRMQNMQEAAICIMQAEGKLEELSGSFMGWEGGASKNYFSILAELIPDAYKFEGRSSRPAKDAFNAMLNYGYGILYSKVERALIIAGLDPYLGLLHSDNYNKKSFVFDFIEPYRILVDEPVFYIFSRHKFSPYFIEPVHQGVLLSTTGKKFLAPLLLEHFDEIIRYRNKNRKRLDMIQTDAHAFANFLIDKRENYLETSINRKLQNFLNSNFADNGEEEC; encoded by the coding sequence ATGGAAGTCCACTTAAATACTTACGGCAGTTACTTACGCAAAAAAGACGAAATGTTTGAATTGAGCATTGAGGATAGAAAAACCAAGCTCTCTCCGGAAAAGATATCTTCCATTGTTATTTCCAATGCGGCTACAATAACTACGGATGCCATTCAATTGGCGATGGATTATAATATTGATATTGTTTTTCTGGATAAATATGGCTCTCCTTATGGCAGGATTTGGTTTCCTAAAATTGGGAGTACTGTTTTAATTCGTAGAAGGCAACTGGAAATGCTTTCTGATAATGTAGGTCTGCAATTCATCAAGGATTGGATTGCCATAAAAATAATGAATCAATATCGTTTTGTGCAGCGTTTAATTTCTAAACGGGATTGCGATAAAAGTATTTTTCAAACCCGGATGCAAAATATGCAGGAAGCTGCTATTTGTATAATGCAGGCAGAAGGCAAATTGGAAGAACTTTCCGGTTCTTTTATGGGTTGGGAAGGAGGTGCTTCCAAGAATTATTTTTCCATTTTGGCAGAATTGATCCCTGATGCATATAAATTTGAGGGCAGAAGTTCGCGTCCTGCTAAAGATGCTTTCAATGCTATGTTGAATTATGGTTATGGCATTCTCTATTCTAAAGTGGAGAGAGCTTTAATTATTGCTGGTCTTGATCCCTACTTGGGGCTTTTGCATAGTGATAATTACAATAAGAAGTCCTTTGTCTTTGATTTTATAGAGCCCTATCGTATTTTGGTGGATGAGCCCGTTTTTTACATTTTTTCCCGGCATAAATTTTCTCCTTATTTCATTGAACCGGTTCATCAAGGTGTTTTACTTAGCACGACGGGGAAAAAATTTCTGGCTCCTTTGTTATTAGAACATTTTGATGAAATTATTCGGTACCGTAATAAAAATCGCAAACGCCTTGATATGATTCAAACCGATGCTCACGCTTTTGCCAATTTCTTAATTGATAAAAGGGAAAACTATCTGGAAACCTCAATTAATAGAAAACTGCAAAATTTCCTGAACAGCAATTTTGCAGATAATGGAGAAGAAGAATGCTAA
- a CDS encoding CRISPR-associated helicase/endonuclease Cas3 → MIISHPAKNGYQEKLLVDHLAEVASDAKEMIQKLSLNLTTTTKDKLAFVAEKIGIMHDLGKASSYFQNYVRGGNRNNLTHHSYISAVITFFNFHSWKEYSSFAPNAFKCVQKHHSNLSSFWGEDLNNAALIDETLTIYKSVWENINNDVDLKKLLEKHNIILPELSYNSFQFMSDNLEEFSLNYSPTNIDEAVESFLIQNLLFSVLIDADKHNAAVKEYVFLEKLNPKLSFSPAKKIAEKNKIQSALNTLRNQFIDNIRSNQNITPSQKLYTLTAPTGSGKTFACLEFTDLIQSYEDNLRRVIYCLPYTSIIDQNYQEFENVLLSNLNEKTNLDYRFLVKHHHLVDYSAITKDEPTYNWEELQKDILSIESWESACVISTFVQLFHSLIGNRNAMVRKLHNIINSIILLDEVQNLPADYYPLLRVVFKVLAEKFDTYILSCSATQPYLYPDGKYIELCKKELFSVPDFNRVKLYINLKEQSVDEFCQNFLEFNDAKSILIVMNTKRSALAVYNYLSSNYQSSYQVFCLTTLHIPIHRQEIIDKINTILKEIQKKVILVSTQLVEAGVDLSFQRVYRDFGPLDSIIQVAGRCNRNNELGELGGEMFLVNLQKDGRLLSHYVYDKYLLSKTKECLEQFTSLESRQFSHIIDVYYQILDIGAKGEAILRAISDLNYDQNIQNQVPIADFKLISDDYATETVYILCDDTSTNAISSIIGYLDCLKNTKLPKEEIQKIKTALEKEYRALNSYQITLSPNELSVIYDSYKVKKLNDHIYYIDSEFIEDFYECSTGFKLYSTAKSSCLAL, encoded by the coding sequence GTGATTATTTCCCATCCTGCAAAAAACGGATATCAGGAAAAGCTTTTGGTAGATCATTTAGCTGAAGTAGCGTCTGATGCTAAAGAGATGATCCAAAAGCTTTCCCTGAACTTAACTACTACCACTAAAGATAAATTAGCTTTCGTTGCAGAAAAAATTGGGATTATGCATGATCTGGGGAAGGCATCTTCCTATTTTCAAAATTATGTCCGAGGTGGAAATCGTAATAATTTAACACATCATAGTTATATTTCGGCGGTTATTACTTTTTTCAATTTCCATTCTTGGAAAGAATATTCTTCTTTTGCTCCTAATGCTTTTAAATGTGTGCAAAAGCATCATAGTAACTTAAGTTCTTTTTGGGGAGAGGATCTTAATAATGCAGCGCTTATTGATGAAACACTTACTATCTATAAGAGTGTATGGGAAAATATAAATAATGATGTTGATTTAAAAAAACTCCTGGAAAAACACAATATCATCTTACCGGAATTGTCTTATAATTCGTTTCAATTTATGAGTGATAATTTGGAGGAGTTTTCTCTTAATTATTCTCCTACTAATATAGATGAAGCAGTAGAATCATTTTTAATCCAAAATCTTTTATTTTCGGTTCTTATAGATGCAGATAAACATAACGCAGCTGTTAAAGAATATGTATTTTTGGAGAAGCTTAATCCAAAGCTAAGCTTTTCACCGGCAAAAAAAATTGCGGAAAAGAATAAGATACAAAGTGCATTAAACACTTTAAGAAATCAATTTATAGATAATATCAGAAGTAACCAAAATATTACGCCTTCCCAAAAACTATATACCTTAACTGCCCCTACCGGAAGTGGAAAAACATTTGCCTGCTTAGAATTTACTGATCTTATTCAATCTTATGAAGATAATTTAAGAAGAGTTATTTACTGCCTTCCTTATACTTCTATTATAGACCAAAATTATCAGGAATTTGAAAATGTATTACTATCTAATCTCAATGAAAAAACAAACTTAGATTACAGATTTTTAGTAAAACATCATCATCTGGTAGATTATTCTGCAATTACAAAAGACGAGCCAACCTACAATTGGGAGGAATTGCAAAAAGATATCCTGTCTATTGAATCCTGGGAATCTGCCTGTGTTATTTCTACTTTTGTTCAATTGTTTCATTCCCTAATTGGAAATAGAAATGCTATGGTTCGTAAGCTGCATAATATTATTAATTCTATAATTCTCCTGGATGAAGTGCAAAACTTGCCCGCTGATTACTATCCTTTATTAAGAGTTGTATTTAAGGTTCTTGCTGAAAAATTTGATACTTACATTCTTTCTTGTTCTGCCACTCAACCTTATCTTTATCCTGATGGTAAATACATAGAATTATGCAAGAAAGAACTTTTCTCGGTTCCCGATTTTAATCGTGTGAAACTTTATATTAATCTGAAGGAACAATCCGTAGATGAGTTTTGCCAAAATTTCCTGGAATTTAATGACGCAAAAAGCATTTTAATTGTAATGAATACAAAACGCTCCGCTCTTGCTGTATATAATTATCTTTCTTCTAATTATCAATCCTCCTATCAAGTTTTCTGTTTAACTACATTGCATATTCCTATACACAGGCAGGAAATTATAGACAAAATTAATACAATTCTAAAAGAAATTCAGAAAAAAGTAATTTTGGTCTCTACCCAATTGGTTGAAGCGGGTGTGGATTTAAGTTTTCAAAGGGTATATCGTGATTTTGGTCCTTTAGATAGTATTATCCAGGTTGCAGGTAGATGCAACAGGAATAATGAATTAGGTGAACTTGGCGGAGAAATGTTTTTGGTCAATCTACAAAAAGATGGCAGGTTATTAAGCCATTATGTATATGATAAATATCTGCTATCTAAAACAAAAGAATGCTTGGAGCAATTCACTTCCTTAGAAAGTCGTCAGTTTTCTCATATTATAGATGTCTATTATCAAATTCTTGATATAGGCGCTAAAGGTGAAGCCATTTTAAGAGCGATTTCCGATCTTAATTATGATCAAAACATTCAAAATCAAGTTCCCATTGCTGATTTTAAGCTTATTTCTGATGATTATGCTACCGAGACGGTGTATATTCTTTGTGACGATACCTCTACTAATGCAATATCATCTATAATAGGGTATTTGGATTGTCTGAAAAATACTAAACTTCCTAAAGAGGAAATTCAAAAAATTAAAACAGCTCTGGAAAAAGAATATCGTGCTTTGAACTCATATCAAATAACTCTTTCACCCAATGAACTTTCTGTTATTTACGATTCCTATAAAGTCAAAAAACTAAATGACCACATCTATTATATAGATTCTGAATTCATAGAAGATTTTTACGAATGTTCAACTGGTTTTAAACTATATTCTACAGCTAAATCAAGCTGTTTGGCTCTTTGA
- the cas5 gene encoding CRISPR-associated protein Cas5 yields the protein MNIPENSNRILELKLSGKFAHFRKFYTNASSLTYLIPPRTAICGLLASILQIERDCYYNLMSSDKLGIAISLVPNIYYHKVFQTLNYAQDKSKNIPINDLSAHKQCRLELLKAQGSKNLEWILYLCFNSAEENNFAELEHKIKEKNFGYGLYLGQRQFIAYLELIRTYSQGEFKPISESDYLDSAIERELIDSIISQDCDLIMERMPLEQELKTDTKKSYRQTKRFGNIVIETNGKRIHGKFRNLVELNNDLKARVSFL from the coding sequence ATGAATATTCCAGAAAATTCAAATCGGATTTTAGAGCTGAAGCTGAGCGGTAAATTTGCTCATTTTCGTAAATTTTATACTAACGCTTCTTCTCTAACCTATTTAATTCCACCCCGAACTGCTATTTGTGGTTTACTGGCTTCTATTTTACAAATTGAAAGAGATTGTTATTATAATCTAATGAGTTCAGATAAACTTGGAATAGCAATATCTTTAGTTCCTAACATATACTATCATAAAGTGTTTCAGACATTGAATTATGCTCAAGATAAAAGTAAAAATATTCCTATAAATGATCTTTCCGCGCATAAACAATGTCGTTTGGAACTTCTTAAAGCACAGGGTTCTAAGAATCTGGAATGGATACTTTATCTTTGCTTTAATAGTGCAGAAGAAAATAACTTTGCAGAATTGGAACATAAGATTAAAGAAAAAAATTTCGGTTATGGCTTATACTTGGGACAAAGACAGTTCATTGCTTATCTGGAATTAATTAGAACCTATAGCCAAGGTGAATTTAAGCCAATCTCTGAATCTGACTATCTTGATTCTGCTATTGAAAGAGAATTGATAGATAGCATTATTTCCCAAGATTGTGATTTAATTATGGAAAGAATGCCCTTGGAACAAGAATTGAAAACCGATACAAAAAAAAGCTATCGTCAAACCAAACGCTTTGGAAATATAGTTATAGAAACAAATGGGAAAAGAATTCACGGTAAGTTTAGAAATTTAGTTGAATTAAATAATGACCTAAAAGCCAGGGTATCTTTTCTGTGA